One Kryptolebias marmoratus isolate JLee-2015 linkage group LG21, ASM164957v2, whole genome shotgun sequence DNA segment encodes these proteins:
- the LOC108230377 gene encoding uncharacterized protein LOC108230377 isoform X1, whose translation MMDFDETHCSQCPAHKGMVRRNVEDKRDESSNKKVELSAEAKTSGPKISLRVCCCVCRDCGLCRAHRYAGGEDEDARGRRLCAGCGKVEDIQRGEDKGTTAALMPNTKHKARVPVARRQLTDGDEAAAAAAAAAALGDQSPRPFLTVTGTVRLVNSDPRVTSSRQASNQHHTDFCKQEEENDVHESYDQGWSGIEAPSCKPGPVRRTKGLHTAGIFPQEQICRERFSGTPFRLQ comes from the exons ATGATGGATTTCGATGAAACACATTGTTCTCAGTGTCCAGCTCATAAAGGAATG GTCAGGAGAAACGTGGAGGACAAACGGGACGAGTCCAGCAACAAAAAGGTCGAGCTGTCAGCCGAGGCGAAGACGTCCGGGCCCAAAATCTCTCTCAGggtttgttgctgtgtttgcaGAGACTGCGGACTCTGCAG AGCTCATCGATACGCTGGCGGTGAAGATGAGGATGCCAGGGGTCGGCGTCTCTGTGCCGGCTGTGGGAAAGTAGAGGACATCCAGCGTGGGGAGGACAAAG GGACTACTGCAGCGCTGATGCCCAACACAAAGCACAAGGCCAGGGTGCCG GTAGCACGCAGGCAGCTGACTGACGGCGacgaggcggcggcggcggcggcggcggcggcagctcTCGGGGACCAAT CCCCTCGGCCGTTCCTGACAGTGACAGGAACTGTGCGTTTGGTGAACTCTGACCCCAGAGTGACCTCTTCACGTCAGGCTTCT aatcaGCACCACACAGACTTTTgcaagcaggaggaggagaacgaTGTGCACGAG AGCTACGACCAGGGGTGGTCAGGAATCGAAGCCCCCAGCTGTAAGCCAGGACCAGTGAGGAGAACCAAAGGCCTCCACACCGCAGGGATTTTTCCACAAGAGCAG ATCTGCAGGGAACGCTTCAGTGGGACCCCCTTCCGCCTCCAGTGA
- the LOC108230377 gene encoding uncharacterized protein LOC108230377 isoform X2, which yields MMDFDETHCSQCPAHKGMVRRNVEDKRDESSNKKVELSAEAKTSGPKISLRVCCCVCRDCGLCRAHRYAGGEDEDARGRRLCAGCGKVEDIQRGEDKGTTAALMPNTKHKARVPVARRQLTDGDEAAAAAAAAAALGDQSPRPFLTVTGTVRLVNSDPRVTSSRQASNQHHTDFCKQEEENDVHEYN from the exons ATGATGGATTTCGATGAAACACATTGTTCTCAGTGTCCAGCTCATAAAGGAATG GTCAGGAGAAACGTGGAGGACAAACGGGACGAGTCCAGCAACAAAAAGGTCGAGCTGTCAGCCGAGGCGAAGACGTCCGGGCCCAAAATCTCTCTCAGggtttgttgctgtgtttgcaGAGACTGCGGACTCTGCAG AGCTCATCGATACGCTGGCGGTGAAGATGAGGATGCCAGGGGTCGGCGTCTCTGTGCCGGCTGTGGGAAAGTAGAGGACATCCAGCGTGGGGAGGACAAAG GGACTACTGCAGCGCTGATGCCCAACACAAAGCACAAGGCCAGGGTGCCG GTAGCACGCAGGCAGCTGACTGACGGCGacgaggcggcggcggcggcggcggcggcggcagctcTCGGGGACCAAT CCCCTCGGCCGTTCCTGACAGTGACAGGAACTGTGCGTTTGGTGAACTCTGACCCCAGAGTGACCTCTTCACGTCAGGCTTCT aatcaGCACCACACAGACTTTTgcaagcaggaggaggagaacgaTGTGCACGAG tacAATTAA
- the anxa13 gene encoding annexin A13: MGNCQPTVFPYEDFDVVADIKAIRKACKGLGTDEQAIIDILANRSASQRQEIKTAYFEKYDDELVDKLKSELSGNFEKAILALLDPPVIYAVKELRKAMKGPGTDEDVLVEILCTATNADIAMFKECYFQVHERDLEADIEGDTSGDVRNLLTALLQGNRDESYEVDEDLAELDAAALFEAGEGCFGTDECTFSHILATRNYLQLQVIFKIYEQLSGTEILDAIENETGGTLKKCYVALVRVAKNPQLYFARRLHDAMKGAGTDEDTLIRIIVCRSEFDLETIKDMYLEKYDVSLKDAIRDECSGDFKRLLLALCH, from the exons atgGGCAACTGTCAA CCTACGGTGTTTCCCTATGAGGATTTCGATGTGGTTGCCGACATCAAGGCCATCCGCAAAGCCTGCAAAGGATTAG GAACTGACGAGCAGGCCATCATCGACATCCTGGCGAACCGCAGCGCCTCTCAGCGCCAGGAAATCAAAACGGCTTACTTCGAGAAGTACGACGAC GAGCTGGTGGACAAGCTGAAGAGCGAACTGTCGGGGAACTTCGAGAAGGCTATCCTCGCCCTGCTCGACCCGCCCGTCATCTACGCTGTGAAGGAGCTCCGGAAGGCCATGAAAGGGCCAGGAACGGACGAGGACGTCCTGGTTGAAATCCTCTGCACCGCCACCAACGCT GATATCGCTATGTTCAAGGAGTGCTACTTTCAGG TTCATGAACGTGATCTGGAAGCCGATATCGAGGGCGACACGAGCGGGGATGTCAGAAACCTTCTCACCGCTCTTCTGCAA GGCAACAGAGATGAGAGTTACGAGGTGGACGAGGACCTGGCGGAGCTAGACGCCGCCGCCCTGTTTgag GCCGGTGAGGGTTGCTTTGGGACGGATGAATGCACCTTCAGCCACATCCTGGCCACCAGAAATTACCTGCAGCTCCAGGTCATCTTTAAGATATATGAGCAG CTTTCTGGAACTGAAATCCTGGATGCCATTGAGAATGAGACAGGTGGAACACTGAAAAAATGCTACGTTGCTCTTG TGAGAGTTGCTAAAAACCCGCAGCTCTACTTCGCCAGGCGCCTGCACGACGCGATGAAGGGAGCAGGAACCGACGAGGACACCCTGATTCGAATCATCGTGTGCCGCTCCGAG TTCGACTTGGAGACCATCAAAGACATGTACCTCGAGAAGTACGACGTGTCTCTGAAGGACGCCATACGGGACGAGTGCAGCGGCGACTTCAAGCGTCTCCTGCTGGCCCTCTGCCACTAG
- the LOC108230303 gene encoding coiled-coil domain-containing protein 106-like, whose product MSVWQQEASSYSPCIEIDSSSMRTKDRLGSASWLKQEQEDLRIIKWESFQTGAPADAVQDNTPSSAMSAASNFEALPPRVLLTITKLQCMLESKQERITALEKQVEDLMQDRKFLRSQIENLTSNRAVPAFAAPSLATEAPKSSKVQHSENKSRKRERASSSSSTSSDTGSEGSDFSEVSAASSEHRRKKHHKDKKRSKKGKDYSRKRATGVQYVIQRYKQVLSAFIKKKNMSEAFRHLGIDRNTIANTASIAELHLADKDMVPLVGTFRQGEETLVNYAQRCTMVIDSDAELARKIDQMKANGELLPISGKRPRLLHSHIQALGGATESILIG is encoded by the exons atgtcAGTGTGGCAGCAGGAGGCGTCGAGTTATTCCCCCTGCATCGAGATCGACTCCAGCTCCATGAGGACCAAAGACCGACTCGGCTCCGCGAGCTGGCTgaagcaggagcaggaggaccTGCGCATCATCAAATGGGAGAGCTTCCAAACCGGAGCTCCAGCAGACGCCGTCCAGGACAACACGCCCAGCAGCGCCATGTCTG CTGCTTCAAATTTCGAGGCCCTGCCCCCGAGGGTGCTGCTGACCATCACCAAGCTGCAGTGCATGCTGGAGAGCAAGCAGGAGCGCATCACTGCTCTGGAGAAACAGGTGGAGGACCTGATGCAGGACCGCAAGTTCCTGCGCAGCCAGATCGAAAACCTCACAAGCAACCGCGCCGTGCCGGCGTTCGCCGCACCCAGCTTGGCAACCGAAG CTCCCAAGTCGAGCAAGGTGCAGCATTCGGAGAACAAATCTCGAAAGAGAGAACGGGCTTCTTCTAGCTCCTCCACCAGCAGCGACACCGGCTCCGAGGGCTCCGACTTCTCGGAAGTGTCCGCCGCGTCAAGCGAGCACAGACGGAAGAAACACCACAAGGACAAGAAAAGATCGAAGAAAGGGAAGGACTACAGCAGGAAGAGAG CCACTGGCGTCCAGTACGTCATCCAGCGCTACAAGCAAGTCCTCTCAGCCTTcatcaagaagaagaacatGAGCGAAGCCTTCCGCCACCTCGGAATCGACAGGAACACCATCGCCAACACGGCGTCGATCGCAGAGCTCCACCTAGCCGACAAAGACATGGTGCCCTTGGTGGGCACGTTTCGCCAAGGAGAGGAGACTCTGGTGAACTACGCCCAGCGGTGCACCATGGTCATCGACAGCGACGCTGAGCTGGCCAGAAAGATCGACCAGATGAAGGCCAACGGCGAGCTCCTGCCCATCTCAGGGAAAAGACCGAGGTTGTTGCATTCTCACATTCAGGCACTGGGTGGCGCTACAGAGAGCATTTTAATAGGTTGA